A window from Ignavibacteriota bacterium encodes these proteins:
- a CDS encoding 4Fe-4S dicluster domain-containing protein gives MIRIKKLFDPNGILNPGVLINNDESIHIKNLKPTPIVNELIDKCIDCGFCENNCPSKNLTLTPRQRITVWREINKMKSESMNIDLITKLENSYQYYGEQTCATDGLCELSCPVNIDTGKLIKQIRSSLHTKSEKSFALFISKHFSAIVSFIKFGLNFVIILQQIFGDKFLKSSSNLTRRIFKNKTPMWNEALTKGAKFNIQKQTIQQSEKL, from the coding sequence ATGATCAGAATCAAAAAATTATTTGACCCGAATGGAATTTTAAATCCAGGAGTATTAATAAATAATGATGAGTCAATTCATATAAAAAATTTAAAACCAACACCAATTGTAAATGAATTAATTGATAAATGTATTGATTGCGGATTTTGCGAAAATAATTGTCCTTCAAAAAATTTAACATTAACACCTCGACAAAGAATTACAGTTTGGCGAGAAATTAATAAAATGAAATCTGAAAGTATGAATATTGATTTAATCACAAAACTTGAAAATTCATACCAATATTATGGAGAACAGACTTGTGCAACTGATGGTTTATGCGAATTAAGTTGTCCGGTAAATATTGATACTGGAAAATTAATAAAGCAAATTAGAAGTTCATTGCACACAAAAAGTGAAAAATCTTTTGCGTTATTTATTTCAAAACATTTTTCAGCAATAGTAAGTTTTATAAAATTTGGATTAAACTTCGTAATAATTCTTCAGCAAATTTTTGGGGATAAATTTTTAAAAAGTTCATCAAATTTAACTAGAAGAATATTTAAAAATAAAACTCCAATGTGGAATGAAGCTTTGACGAAAGGAGCAAAATTTAATATTCAAAAACAAACAATTCAGCAATCAGAAAAACTGTAA
- a CDS encoding FAD-binding oxidoreductase: MKFVEIRLKRNIRLKNTMGYSVNSLIDFKDPIEIIKHLMIGSEGTLGFISEITLNTVNSFPYKGTSLIIFPNVKKACSTIPILNELPIDAAELMDRAALKSVEDKNGMPVYLKNLSQESAALLIETSAPDEIVLDFNINRIKNALSLVKTVRPVEFTKDKNEYLKLWNVRKGLFPSVSKSRKEGTTVIIEDLNFNTKDLANAVEDLKSILQNIIIRKILFGDMRFREIYILFLRKILTMKRSRSI; this comes from the coding sequence ATGAAATTTGTAGAAATAAGATTAAAAAGAAATATCAGATTAAAAAACACTATGGGATATAGCGTAAACTCACTTATTGATTTTAAAGATCCCATAGAAATAATTAAACATTTAATGATTGGTTCAGAAGGCACGTTAGGATTTATTTCAGAAATTACTTTAAATACTGTGAATTCTTTTCCCTATAAAGGAACTTCACTAATAATTTTTCCAAATGTGAAAAAAGCTTGCTCAACAATTCCAATTCTTAATGAACTCCCAATTGATGCCGCAGAATTAATGGATAGAGCAGCTTTAAAATCTGTTGAAGATAAAAATGGAATGCCCGTTTACTTAAAAAATCTTTCGCAAGAATCTGCTGCACTTTTAATTGAAACTTCAGCTCCCGATGAAATTGTTTTAGATTTTAATATCAATAGAATAAAAAATGCGTTGAGTTTAGTAAAAACTGTAAGACCAGTTGAATTTACAAAGGATAAAAATGAATATTTGAAATTATGGAATGTAAGAAAGGGATTGTTCCCATCGGTAAGTAAATCAAGAAAAGAAGGAACAACCGTTATAATTGAGGATCTAAATTTTAATACAAAAGATTTAGCAAATGCCGTTGAAGATCTTAAATCAATTTTGCAAAATATAATTATTCGGAAAATATTATTTGGGGACATGCGCTTTCGGGAAATATACATTTTGTTTTTGCGCAAGATTTTAACGATGAAAAGAAGTCGATCGATATAA
- a CDS encoding (Fe-S)-binding protein — protein sequence MENLLRKADYHIIYPDNLNSLCCGMPFSSKGFFDAAEQKSKQLISSLTKASNNGQIKIIFDTSPCVKTIKDDLQKLNNPQLKIYDSIEFIHDFLLDELDFNTIEDSITIHTTCSAEKMDLKNKLITIAKKCCNNVFIPEEIYCCGFAGDRGFIHPELNESALENLSEFVTDHNCKNGYSTSKTCEIGLTKHSGINYQSIIYLVDECSKAKN from the coding sequence ATGGAAAATTTATTAAGGAAAGCTGATTATCATATTATTTATCCAGATAATTTAAATTCGCTTTGCTGTGGTATGCCTTTTTCGAGTAAAGGATTTTTTGATGCAGCCGAACAAAAAAGTAAGCAACTGATTTCAAGTTTAACTAAAGCAAGCAACAATGGACAAATAAAAATTATTTTTGATACGAGTCCATGTGTTAAAACTATTAAAGATGATTTACAAAAACTGAACAATCCACAATTGAAAATATATGATTCAATTGAATTCATTCATGATTTTCTATTAGATGAATTAGATTTTAATACAATTGAAGATTCTATAACAATTCATACAACGTGCAGTGCCGAGAAAATGGATTTGAAAAACAAACTTATTACTATTGCAAAAAAATGTTGTAATAATGTTTTCATTCCGGAAGAAATTTATTGCTGCGGTTTTGCCGGTGATAGAGGATTTATACATCCTGAACTCAATGAATCAGCATTAGAAAATTTAAGTGAATTTGTAACCGATCATAATTGTAAAAATGGTTACTCAACAAGCAAAACTTGCGAAATTGGTTTAACAAAACACAGTGGAATTAATTATCAATCAATTATTTATTTAGTTGATGAATGCAGTAAGGCAAAGAATTGA